The following proteins come from a genomic window of Maribacter sp. HTCC2170:
- a CDS encoding SGNH/GDSL hydrolase family protein, translating to MKFKILIIFLFMIGITNAQDWANLEHFRAANEKIAPPNENENRVVFMGNSITIGWLHSMPEYFENKPYINRGIGGQTTPQMLVRFRQDVIALQPKVVVILAGTNDIAGNTGPSTLEMIADNIKSMAELAKGNDIKVVLSSTLPAYDYPWKPGLEPANKIISLNKMLKDYASTNGHIYLDYFSSMADERNGLPKKYAEDEVHPTRLGYEVMAPLAEMAIAKALEN from the coding sequence ATGAAATTCAAAATTTTAATTATTTTCCTTTTCATGATAGGAATTACCAATGCCCAGGACTGGGCCAATTTAGAACATTTTAGAGCTGCCAATGAGAAAATTGCGCCACCTAACGAAAACGAGAACCGAGTAGTTTTTATGGGAAACTCAATTACAATAGGTTGGTTACATTCCATGCCCGAATACTTTGAAAACAAACCTTATATCAACCGTGGAATCGGAGGTCAAACCACACCTCAGATGCTTGTGCGTTTTAGGCAAGATGTAATAGCCCTTCAACCCAAAGTTGTGGTAATTCTAGCCGGTACCAATGATATTGCTGGAAACACAGGTCCTTCGACACTGGAAATGATTGCCGACAATATAAAATCAATGGCTGAGCTTGCAAAAGGTAATGATATCAAGGTCGTACTCTCTTCTACCCTGCCGGCATACGATTATCCCTGGAAACCTGGGCTTGAACCTGCCAATAAAATAATATCCCTGAATAAGATGTTGAAAGATTATGCCTCAACCAATGGGCATATATATCTTGATTATTTTTCATCAATGGCGGATGAGCGAAATGGTTTACCCAAAAAATACGCTGAAGATGAAGTCCATCCAACAAGACTAGGCTATGAAGTTATGGCTCCACTTGCCGAAATGGCTATTGCCAAAGCATTAGAGAATTAA
- a CDS encoding Gfo/Idh/MocA family protein yields MEKSKSKKQKSEQVLAPLSRRKFISSTALTVGAISIIPRHVLGQGFIAPSDKINLGFIGLGKQTNGLARRFVDSTSSQIVAGCDVWTTKTAAFEKHVGKLYAKERKVKKYKGLTSYSDYKELLARKDIDAVVIATPDHWHAIQAIDAMEAGKDVYCEKPLTHRITEGMDLVKATERTGKILQTGSMQRSGDNFRKACELVRNGYLGDISKVLVNVGDPAVDYNMEEEPVPKELNWNSWCGPAPLLPYNHRLAPSRNDVDFWPDFRLFKEVGGGILCDWGAHMFDIAQWALGMDKTGPVRYIPPADKTSVRGLRMFYANGVEMVHEDFGRGWGVRFIGSEGSMDISRSFFETDPLNIKTAELKDSDIRLYNTHGNHYQDWLDSIKNRTQPICDAETGHRSATICNIANIAYQLGRDLEWDPSKEQFKGDAEANAMRHRENREY; encoded by the coding sequence ATGGAAAAATCAAAATCTAAAAAACAAAAATCGGAACAGGTATTAGCTCCGTTGTCACGAAGAAAGTTTATTTCAAGCACGGCATTGACCGTCGGGGCCATCAGTATTATACCTAGACATGTGTTGGGCCAAGGATTCATTGCTCCAAGTGATAAGATTAATTTAGGTTTTATAGGTTTGGGAAAACAGACTAATGGCCTAGCAAGGCGCTTCGTTGATAGTACCAGTTCACAAATAGTTGCGGGTTGTGATGTTTGGACTACAAAAACCGCCGCTTTTGAAAAACACGTTGGGAAGCTTTATGCAAAAGAAAGAAAAGTTAAAAAATACAAGGGGCTTACAAGCTATTCGGATTATAAAGAACTATTGGCCAGAAAGGATATTGATGCAGTGGTCATTGCAACCCCTGATCATTGGCATGCCATACAGGCCATTGATGCCATGGAAGCCGGTAAGGATGTTTATTGCGAAAAACCCTTGACACATAGAATCACAGAAGGGATGGACCTTGTGAAAGCAACTGAAAGAACTGGGAAGATTTTACAAACCGGAAGTATGCAACGTTCTGGTGATAATTTTAGAAAAGCATGCGAACTGGTTCGTAATGGCTATTTAGGTGATATTAGTAAAGTATTGGTAAATGTTGGTGATCCTGCTGTAGATTATAATATGGAGGAAGAACCAGTACCAAAAGAATTGAATTGGAATAGTTGGTGTGGTCCAGCTCCACTTTTACCATATAACCATAGATTGGCTCCGTCCCGTAACGATGTAGATTTTTGGCCAGACTTTAGATTGTTCAAGGAAGTAGGAGGAGGCATACTTTGTGATTGGGGTGCCCATATGTTCGATATTGCCCAATGGGCTCTGGGTATGGATAAGACAGGCCCCGTGAGATATATACCACCTGCAGATAAAACCTCAGTTCGTGGATTACGAATGTTCTATGCAAATGGTGTTGAAATGGTTCACGAGGATTTTGGAAGAGGTTGGGGAGTTCGTTTTATAGGTAGTGAAGGTTCGATGGATATAAGCCGTAGTTTTTTTGAGACTGACCCATTGAATATAAAAACGGCAGAATTAAAAGATTCTGATATTCGCCTTTATAATACACATGGCAACCACTATCAAGATTGGTTAGATTCAATTAAGAATAGAACACAGCCAATTTGTGATGCCGAAACCGGACATAGATCTGCAACTATTTGCAACATTGCGAATATTGCTTATCAATTGGGTCGTGATTTGGAATGGGATCCTTCTAAAGAGCAATTTAAAGGTGATGCAGAGGCAAATGCCATGCGGCACAGAGAAAACAGAGAATATTAA
- a CDS encoding S10 family peptidase, with protein MKKALLTLCLLIGFLISTAQERKLPIDTVITTQHNVTINGTSVNYTAKTGTQPVWDDEGKPIASLHYTYYTRNNVKDRASRPLLISFNGGPGSGSVWMHLAYTGPRILKIDDEGYPVQPYGVKHNPYSVLDVTDIVYVNPANTGYSRTIPATGKDVDRDKFFGINADIKYLAEWLNTFVTRNNRWRSPKYIIGESYGGTRVMGLSLALQNQQWMYLNGVIMVSPADYKVIRTGGPVSDAMNLPYYTAAAWHHKALPTALQNKDLLEILPEAEDYTINTLIPAIAKGGFIGETEKNSVAKKMAHYSGLSEKEILDHNLVVPTGYFWKNLLKDKGFNIGRLDSRYLGIDRQQFGSRPDYSAELTSWLHSFTPAINYYLQEELKFKTDIKYNMFGPVRPWNNENDDTRDNLRQAMAQNPYLNVLVQSGYYDGATTYFNAKYTMWQVDPSGKMKDRFDFKGYRSGHMMYLRREDLKNANNDIREFIKRTTSGGKSAKY; from the coding sequence ATGAAAAAAGCACTACTTACTTTATGCCTTCTTATAGGCTTTTTAATCTCAACGGCACAAGAACGTAAATTACCGATAGACACGGTTATAACAACGCAGCACAATGTAACTATTAATGGAACATCTGTAAATTATACTGCCAAAACAGGCACACAACCAGTCTGGGACGATGAAGGAAAACCGATTGCATCATTACATTATACCTATTACACTAGAAACAACGTCAAAGATCGCGCTTCAAGACCTTTATTGATTTCTTTTAACGGAGGCCCAGGTTCTGGTTCAGTTTGGATGCATTTGGCTTATACTGGCCCTAGAATTTTGAAGATTGATGATGAAGGGTACCCTGTACAACCTTATGGGGTTAAACACAATCCGTATTCTGTATTGGATGTGACAGATATTGTTTATGTAAACCCGGCGAATACAGGCTATTCACGTACTATACCGGCAACAGGGAAAGATGTTGACCGGGACAAATTCTTTGGGATTAATGCAGATATCAAATATTTGGCAGAATGGCTGAACACTTTTGTTACTAGAAACAATAGATGGCGCTCACCTAAATATATTATTGGGGAAAGCTATGGAGGCACTAGGGTAATGGGGCTTTCTTTGGCATTACAGAATCAACAATGGATGTATTTGAATGGAGTAATTATGGTTTCTCCTGCCGATTATAAAGTCATTAGAACGGGTGGGCCAGTTTCCGACGCAATGAATTTACCTTATTACACGGCCGCTGCTTGGCATCATAAGGCATTACCGACTGCGCTTCAAAACAAGGATTTACTGGAAATTCTACCTGAAGCAGAGGACTATACCATAAATACATTGATCCCTGCCATTGCAAAAGGTGGTTTCATTGGTGAAACAGAGAAAAATTCCGTTGCCAAAAAAATGGCTCATTATTCAGGGCTTTCAGAAAAAGAAATACTTGATCATAATCTTGTGGTACCCACAGGGTATTTCTGGAAGAACCTGTTAAAAGATAAAGGATTCAATATAGGAAGACTTGATTCCAGATATTTGGGTATTGATCGGCAGCAGTTTGGTTCAAGGCCAGATTATAGTGCCGAACTTACCTCTTGGCTACATAGTTTTACACCAGCCATAAATTATTATTTGCAAGAAGAATTGAAATTCAAGACTGATATCAAATACAATATGTTCGGTCCTGTTCGTCCATGGAACAATGAAAATGACGATACTCGCGATAATCTGCGACAAGCCATGGCGCAAAATCCATATTTGAATGTTTTGGTTCAATCCGGTTATTATGATGGCGCCACTACATATTTTAATGCAAAATATACCATGTGGCAAGTTGACCCTAGTGGAAAAATGAAAGATCGTTTTGACTTTAAAGGATATCGAAGTGGGCATATGATGTACTTGCGTCGCGAGGATCTTAAAAATGCCAACAATGATATTCGGGAGTTTATCAAAAGAACTACATCGGGTGGCAAAAGTGCCAAATATTAA
- a CDS encoding heparan-alpha-glucosaminide N-acetyltransferase domain-containing protein: MEKSKTLRIASIDVLRALTMLLMIWVNDFWTLTQVPKWLTHAKPNEDYLGFSDIIFPLFLFIVGLSIPFAINNRMAKGEPRSIMFKHIVIRSISLLIIGVFMVNYETHHEVLGLGKWLWCLIMAIGVSLIWMLWKKSPIPRKWHNYLQMLGWIILIGLAFLYKGGSDGEEMMSPQWWGILGLIGWAYSINAIAYLFTKENLMLLVFMWLIFNILSVAAVTGYLNNIPSSFSYFSTWYSGTIPAFTTAGIIASLIFQKVSKESMAKALSILSVLGILNIATGLLTRHFWGISKVPGTPSWLMVCTGIGFLSFVVLYYLIDIKKQSSWAKVIVPAGTATLTCYLIPYFSYPIRNLTGIELPEFLNDGTIGLVGSFCFALLVVVFTGWLQKKGFTLKL; this comes from the coding sequence ATGGAGAAATCAAAAACCTTGCGTATAGCATCAATTGATGTTTTACGTGCGCTCACCATGCTATTGATGATTTGGGTGAACGATTTTTGGACGCTGACCCAGGTTCCTAAATGGCTTACTCATGCTAAACCCAATGAAGATTACCTCGGGTTTTCAGATATAATCTTTCCCCTTTTTCTCTTTATTGTAGGCCTAAGTATTCCATTCGCCATTAATAATAGAATGGCCAAGGGCGAACCTAGGTCTATCATGTTCAAACATATCGTAATTAGGTCAATTTCTTTATTGATCATAGGCGTGTTTATGGTCAACTATGAAACCCATCATGAAGTTTTAGGGTTGGGAAAATGGTTATGGTGCTTGATAATGGCCATAGGGGTTTCACTTATATGGATGTTATGGAAAAAAAGCCCTATTCCTCGAAAATGGCATAATTATCTTCAAATGTTAGGCTGGATTATTTTAATTGGGCTTGCTTTTTTGTACAAAGGCGGATCCGATGGTGAAGAAATGATGAGTCCTCAATGGTGGGGTATACTTGGATTAATTGGTTGGGCTTATTCAATTAATGCCATAGCGTATCTTTTCACTAAAGAAAATTTAATGTTACTAGTATTTATGTGGCTGATATTCAATATTTTATCGGTTGCAGCTGTCACGGGTTATTTAAATAACATTCCTTCTTCATTCTCTTATTTTTCTACTTGGTATTCTGGAACAATACCTGCATTTACAACGGCAGGAATCATTGCTTCACTCATTTTTCAAAAAGTCTCCAAAGAAAGCATGGCAAAGGCATTGTCGATACTTTCTGTTTTAGGAATATTAAATATTGCAACTGGTTTACTTACTAGGCATTTTTGGGGAATATCTAAAGTGCCGGGAACTCCTTCTTGGCTTATGGTCTGTACCGGAATTGGTTTTTTGTCATTCGTTGTTCTTTATTACCTCATCGATATCAAAAAACAGAGTTCTTGGGCAAAAGTCATTGTTCCCGCAGGTACGGCAACCCTAACCTGCTATTTGATTCCGTACTTCTCCTACCCCATTCGAAATTTAACCGGTATTGAATTACCTGAATTTTTGAATGATGGGACAATAGGACTTGTTGGTTCTTTTTGTTTTGCCCTTTTGGTAGTGGTTTTTACAGGGTGGTTGCAAAAGAAAGGATTCACATTAAAACTCTAA